A DNA window from Salvelinus sp. IW2-2015 linkage group LG4q.1:29, ASM291031v2, whole genome shotgun sequence contains the following coding sequences:
- the cav1 gene encoding caveolin-1, with protein MTGGLKDCETDEEFLHSPFIRKQGNIYKPNNKDMDNDSMSGMKTMQDVHTKEIDLVNRDPKHINDDVVKVDFEDVIAEPAGTYSFDGVWKASFTTFTVTKYWCYRLLTALVGIPLALVWGIFFAILSFIHIWAVVPCVKSYLIEIHCVSRVYSICVHTFCDPLFEAMGKCFSSIRISTTKGV; from the exons ATGACTGGCGGACTCAAGGACTGCGAAACTGACGAG GAATTTCTGCACTCGCCGTTCATCAGAAAACAAGGGAACATTTATAAACCTAATAACAAAGACATGGATAATGACAGTATGAGCGGGATGAAGACGATGCAGGATGTCCATACAAAAGAGATCGACCTGGTGAACCGGGACCCCAAGCACATAAACGACGACGTTGTAAAG GTGGACTTTGAGGATGTGATCGCAGAGCCTGCGGGCACGTACAGCTTCGACGGCGTGTGGAAGGCTAGCTTCACCACCTTCACYGTGACCAAGTACTGGTGCTACCGTCTCCTCACTGCCCTGGTGGGCATCCCGCTGGCGCTGGTCTGGGGCATCTTCTTCGCCATCCTGTCCTTCATCCACATCTGGGCGGTGGTGCCATGTGTCAAGAGCTATCTGATCGAGATCCACTGTGTCAGCCGCGTCTACTCCATCTGCGTCCACACATTCTGCGACCCGCTGTTCGAAGCCATGGGCAAGTGCTTCAGCAGCATCCGCATCAGCACCACCAAGGGGGTATAG
- the LOC111962724 gene encoding caveolin-2-like, giving the protein MSWRHDFCLLCLLPHIPRGAWVRFRCARHGYSSKCKERSQLLTNDSSTPLTASQDCQVKMGLEKVNYETSIIMDEDEFNRSIEPILSKNDKVYSAIPDRDPNDLNAHLKVGFDDVIAEPSSSHSFDKVWIGSHAVFELVKYGFYLILTTILAVPMAFILGIVFGVFSCVHIWVLMPAVRSCLMALPSVQVVWSSLTDMLVTPVFHSMGRCLSSVHVKTTDS; this is encoded by the exons ATGTCATGGCGACATGACTTTTGCTTGTTGTGTCTACTACCCCACATTCCGCGCGGGGCGTGGGTCCGTTTCAGATGCGCACGGCACGGGTACAGTTCCAAATGCAAAGAGCGCTCACAGCTTCTGACCAACGACAGCTCTACGCCGCTCACCGCGTCGCAGGACTGTCAAGTGAAAATGGGTCTCGAAAAGGTGAATTACGAAACGAGTATTATCATGGACGAGGACGAGTTCAACAGATCAATCGAACCGATTCTGTCGAAAAATGACAAAGTATATTCGGCGATTCCAGACCGAGATCCCAATGACYTAAACGCGCACTTAAAG GTTGGTTTTGACGATGTGATAGCAGAGCCCAGTTCGAGCCACAGCTTCGACAAAGTATGGATAGGAAGTCACGCTGTCTTCGAACTGGTCAAATATGGCTTCTACCTAATATTGACCACCATCCTTGCTGTGCCCATGGCGTTTATCCTTGGTATTGTCTTCGGGGTCTTCAGCTGTGTTCATATTTG GGTGCTGATGCCGGCGGTGCGGAGCTGTCTGATGGCGCTGCCCTCTGTCCAGGTGGTCTGGAGCAGCCTGACAGACATGCTCGTCACCCCCGTCTTCCACAGTATGGGCCGGTGTCTGTCATCAGTTCACGTCAAGACCACAGACAGCTGA